Proteins encoded in a region of the Pseudomonas putida genome:
- a CDS encoding NnrS family protein, which produces MLVQPIASRPRQAVWGLGFRPFFLGGSLFALVALLLWVGVLTGALAPAPPGGMLAWHRHEMLYGFAAAIIAGFLLTAVQNWSGIPGLSGRALQGVFLLWLLGRASWFLPLPGGLLVLIEGSFLPLVALSLARPIVQRRLRNNYPIVGLVMLIAACQWLTLAGWLRQDELWQRRGVFAGLWLVAAMMTVLGGRVIPFFTRRGLGNMSAAPARPWLDRACLLFSVAVPLAFVSGLADTPRASLAVLFFALFTLHSARLVLWHDRGLWHVPLLWSLHLAYAWIALACLGMALWHAGVALNPSLVTHALTVGAMTGLILAMMARVSLGHTGRPLQVPTSMVWAFALMQLATLARVVLPLFSSLGVSLSALCWCLALLLFLRHYLPILLQPRTDGMPG; this is translated from the coding sequence ATGCTCGTGCAACCGATCGCTTCACGCCCACGCCAGGCCGTCTGGGGCCTAGGTTTTCGCCCGTTCTTCCTGGGGGGCAGTTTATTTGCGTTGGTCGCCTTGTTGTTGTGGGTCGGTGTACTGACCGGGGCGCTGGCCCCTGCCCCGCCGGGCGGCATGCTCGCCTGGCACCGCCACGAAATGCTTTACGGCTTCGCCGCTGCCATTATCGCGGGTTTCCTGCTGACCGCCGTGCAGAACTGGAGTGGCATCCCTGGCTTGAGCGGGCGGGCGCTGCAGGGTGTGTTCCTGCTTTGGCTGCTGGGCCGGGCAAGTTGGTTCCTGCCGTTACCGGGTGGCTTGCTGGTGCTGATCGAAGGCAGCTTCCTTCCGCTGGTGGCGCTTAGCCTGGCGCGACCGATCGTGCAACGGCGCCTGCGCAACAATTACCCGATCGTCGGCCTGGTAATGTTGATCGCCGCCTGCCAGTGGCTAACCTTGGCCGGCTGGCTGCGCCAGGACGAACTGTGGCAACGCCGGGGCGTGTTTGCCGGGTTGTGGCTGGTGGCGGCGATGATGACCGTGCTCGGCGGCCGGGTCATTCCGTTCTTTACCCGCCGAGGCCTGGGCAACATGAGCGCGGCCCCTGCCCGCCCATGGCTGGACCGGGCCTGCTTGTTGTTCAGCGTGGCCGTACCTTTGGCGTTTGTCAGTGGCCTTGCCGATACACCGCGTGCCAGCCTGGCGGTGCTGTTCTTTGCACTGTTCACGCTGCACTCGGCCCGCCTGGTGCTGTGGCACGACCGTGGCCTGTGGCACGTACCGCTGCTGTGGTCGCTGCACCTGGCCTACGCCTGGATCGCCCTCGCCTGCCTGGGCATGGCACTGTGGCACGCCGGGGTGGCACTGAACCCTAGCCTGGTGACCCATGCCCTGACGGTCGGGGCCATGACCGGGCTGATCCTGGCCATGATGGCGCGGGTCAGCCTGGGCCACACCGGCAGGCCATTGCAGGTGCCAACCAGCATGGTTTGGGCTTTTGCCCTGATGCAACTGGCGACCTTGGCGCGGGTGGTTCTGCCGCTGTTCTCATCGCTGGGGGTTAGCCTTTCGGCACTGTGCTGGTGCCTGGCACTGCTGCTATTCCTGCGCCATTATCTCCCCATCCTGTTGCAGCCGAGGACAGACGGCATGCCGGGCTAA
- the ureC gene encoding urease subunit alpha: protein MSRISRQAYADMFGPTVGDRVRLADTALWVEVEKDFTVYGEEVKFGGGKVIRDGMGQGQMLAAEAMDLVLTNALIIDHWGIVKADIGIKHGRIAVIGKAGNPDVQPGVNVPVGPGTEVIAAEGKIVTAGGVDSHIHFICPQQVDEALNSGVTTFIGGGTGPATGTNATTCTPGPWYLARMLQAADSLPINIGLLGKGNASRPEALREQIAAGAVGLKLHEDWGSTPAAIDCCLGVAEEMDIQVAIHTDTLNESGCIEDTLAAIGDRTIHTFHTEGAGGGHAPDIIRAAGQANVLPSSTNPTLPYTINTVDEHLDMLMVCHHLDPSIAEDVAFAESRIRRETIAAEDILHDMGAFAMTSSDSQAMGRVGEVVLRTWQVAHQMKLRRGPLAPDTYYSDNFRVKRYIAKYTINPALTHGIGHEVGSVEVGKLADLVLWSPAFFAVKPALVLKGGMIVTAPMGDINGSIPTPQPVHYRPMFGALGAARHATRMTFLPQAAMDRGLAEELNLRSLIGVVNGCRRVRKPDMVHNTLQPLIEVDAQTYQVRADGELLVCEPASELPLAQRYFLF from the coding sequence ATGAGCCGTATTTCCCGCCAGGCCTATGCCGACATGTTCGGCCCTACCGTGGGCGACCGCGTGCGTCTGGCCGATACCGCACTGTGGGTTGAGGTAGAGAAGGACTTCACGGTTTATGGCGAAGAGGTGAAGTTCGGCGGCGGCAAGGTCATCCGCGATGGCATGGGGCAGGGCCAGATGCTGGCTGCCGAGGCCATGGACCTGGTGCTGACCAATGCCCTGATCATCGACCACTGGGGCATCGTCAAAGCCGACATCGGTATCAAGCACGGGCGCATCGCGGTGATCGGCAAGGCCGGCAACCCCGATGTGCAGCCAGGGGTGAACGTGCCGGTCGGGCCGGGGACCGAAGTAATCGCGGCCGAGGGCAAGATCGTCACCGCCGGTGGGGTGGACTCGCATATCCACTTCATTTGCCCGCAGCAGGTGGACGAGGCCCTGAACAGCGGTGTCACCACGTTCATCGGCGGCGGCACCGGGCCTGCCACCGGCACCAATGCCACCACTTGCACGCCGGGCCCCTGGTACCTGGCGCGCATGCTGCAGGCCGCCGACAGCCTGCCGATCAACATCGGTTTGCTCGGCAAGGGCAACGCCTCGCGGCCTGAAGCGCTGCGAGAACAGATCGCGGCCGGTGCAGTTGGCCTCAAGCTGCACGAGGACTGGGGCTCGACGCCAGCGGCCATCGACTGCTGCCTGGGCGTGGCCGAGGAAATGGACATCCAGGTCGCGATTCACACCGACACCCTCAATGAGTCGGGCTGCATCGAAGACACCTTGGCGGCCATTGGCGACCGCACCATACACACCTTTCACACCGAGGGGGCCGGTGGCGGCCATGCACCGGACATCATCCGCGCGGCGGGGCAGGCCAACGTGCTGCCGTCCTCGACCAACCCGACCCTGCCGTACACGATCAACACCGTGGACGAGCACCTGGACATGCTCATGGTGTGCCATCACCTGGACCCGAGCATCGCCGAGGACGTGGCCTTTGCCGAATCGCGCATCCGCCGCGAGACCATCGCCGCCGAGGACATCCTCCACGACATGGGCGCCTTTGCCATGACCTCGTCCGACTCCCAGGCCATGGGCCGGGTTGGCGAAGTGGTGCTGCGCACCTGGCAGGTCGCGCACCAGATGAAACTACGCCGTGGGCCGTTGGCACCGGACACCTATTACAGCGACAACTTCCGGGTCAAACGCTACATCGCCAAGTACACCATCAACCCGGCACTCACCCATGGCATCGGCCACGAAGTGGGCTCGGTGGAGGTGGGCAAGCTGGCCGACCTGGTGCTGTGGTCGCCGGCTTTCTTCGCGGTCAAACCGGCCCTGGTGCTCAAGGGCGGGATGATTGTCACGGCGCCGATGGGCGACATCAACGGCTCCATTCCAACGCCACAGCCGGTGCACTACCGGCCGATGTTCGGCGCGTTGGGCGCGGCACGCCATGCCACGCGCATGACCTTTCTGCCCCAGGCTGCCATGGACCGTGGCCTGGCCGAGGAACTGAACCTGCGCAGCCTGATTGGCGTGGTCAACGGCTGCCGTCGGGTACGCAAGCCCGACATGGTCCACAACACCCTGCAGCCCCTGATAGAAGTCGATGCGCAGACCTACCAGGTGCGTGCCGATGGTGAGCTGCTGGTGTGCGAGCCGGCCAGCGAACTGCCGCTGGCCCAGCGTTACTTTCTGTTCTGA
- a CDS encoding MFS transporter, giving the protein MKKYQRITVVFLLLIGIVNYLDRSALSIANTSIQKDMMISPSQMGILLSAFSIAYAFAQLPMGMIIDRLGSKIALGASLLGWSVAQAAFGMVNSFAGFMGLRVLLGIGEAPMFPSAAKALSEWFDANERGTPTGVVWSSTCLGPCLAPPLLTLFMVNFGWRGMFIITGVIGVVLAVCWLTFYKSKARYLAELAAEGKPLPGEHQAPVTAAATPKASYFAGWLDLFKHRSTWGAVLGFMGVIYMLWLHLTWLPGYFEREHGLDLYKTAWVVSLAYGFGAAGTIVAGRFCDWLVKRGMSVLGGRKFSVITGLVLAALFTLPLSFVTGLTGCIILLCLALFSINMASATAWMIVNTIVDSQRVASFGSIQNFGGYIAGSVAPIVTGFSIQYSGSFTTAFMISAVVALCSAVAYFLLLQAPIGSAKVEAEGMVPATK; this is encoded by the coding sequence ATGAAGAAGTACCAGCGCATCACCGTCGTGTTCCTGCTGCTGATCGGCATCGTCAACTACCTGGACCGTAGTGCGCTGTCGATTGCCAACACCTCCATCCAGAAAGACATGATGATCAGCCCGTCGCAGATGGGCATTCTGTTGTCGGCGTTTTCCATTGCCTATGCCTTTGCCCAATTGCCCATGGGCATGATCATCGACCGCCTGGGCAGCAAGATCGCCTTGGGTGCCTCGTTGCTGGGCTGGTCGGTAGCCCAGGCAGCGTTTGGCATGGTCAACAGTTTTGCCGGATTCATGGGCCTGCGGGTATTGCTGGGGATTGGCGAGGCGCCGATGTTCCCATCGGCGGCCAAAGCCTTGTCGGAGTGGTTCGACGCCAACGAACGCGGCACCCCGACCGGCGTGGTCTGGTCGTCGACGTGCCTGGGCCCATGCCTGGCGCCACCCTTGCTGACGCTGTTCATGGTCAACTTCGGCTGGCGCGGCATGTTCATCATTACCGGTGTGATCGGCGTGGTACTGGCGGTGTGCTGGCTGACCTTCTACAAGAGCAAGGCCCGTTACCTGGCAGAGCTTGCGGCCGAAGGCAAGCCATTGCCGGGCGAGCACCAGGCGCCGGTAACCGCTGCAGCCACGCCGAAGGCATCCTACTTCGCCGGCTGGCTCGACCTGTTCAAGCACCGCAGTACCTGGGGCGCGGTGCTGGGTTTCATGGGGGTGATCTACATGCTCTGGTTGCACCTGACCTGGCTGCCAGGCTACTTCGAGCGTGAACATGGGCTGGACCTGTACAAGACCGCCTGGGTCGTGTCGCTGGCCTACGGTTTTGGTGCCGCGGGTACCATCGTTGCCGGGCGCTTCTGTGACTGGCTGGTAAAGCGTGGCATGAGCGTGCTGGGTGGCCGCAAGTTCAGTGTCATCACCGGCCTGGTGCTGGCCGCGCTGTTCACCTTGCCCCTGTCCTTCGTCACCGGCCTGACCGGCTGCATCATCCTGCTGTGCCTGGCGCTGTTCAGCATCAACATGGCCAGTGCCACCGCCTGGATGATCGTCAACACCATTGTCGACAGCCAGCGCGTGGCGTCGTTTGGTTCGATCCAGAACTTTGGCGGTTACATCGCCGGTTCCGTGGCACCGATCGTGACCGGGTTCAGCATCCAGTATTCGGGCTCGTTCACCACGGCGTTCATGATCAGCGCGGTGGTGGCGTTGTGCTCGGCAGTGGCGTACTTCCTGCTACTGCAGGCGCCGATCGGCAGTGCCAAGGTCGAGGCAGAGGGGATGGTTCCAGCAACCAAGTAG
- a CDS encoding urease subunit gamma: MELTPREKDKLLLFTAALLAERRLARGLKLNYPEAVALISAAVLEGARDGRTVAELMSLGREVLTREQVMPGIAEMLHDVQVEATFPDGTKLVTVHDPIV; this comes from the coding sequence ATGGAGCTTACCCCGAGAGAGAAAGACAAACTGCTGCTGTTCACTGCCGCGCTGCTGGCCGAGCGTCGCCTGGCCCGTGGCCTGAAGCTCAACTACCCGGAAGCGGTGGCGCTGATCAGTGCCGCTGTGCTCGAAGGTGCCCGCGATGGCCGGACGGTCGCCGAGCTGATGAGCCTGGGGCGCGAGGTGCTGACCCGTGAGCAGGTGATGCCCGGTATCGCCGAAATGCTCCACGACGTGCAGGTCGAAGCGACCTTCCCGGATGGCACCAAGCTGGTGACCGTACATGACCCCATCGTCTGA
- a CDS encoding urease subunit beta, translating to MIPGEVQVAAGDIELNSGRETVTTTVANHGDRPVQVGSHYHFFEVNEALVFDRAPTLGFRLDIPAGTAVRFEPGQARTVQLVAYAGKREVYGFQGKVMGALEGRA from the coding sequence ATGATCCCAGGTGAAGTCCAGGTCGCCGCAGGCGACATCGAGTTGAACAGTGGCCGTGAAACGGTCACTACAACGGTGGCCAACCATGGTGACCGACCGGTGCAGGTCGGCTCGCACTACCACTTCTTTGAAGTCAACGAGGCGCTGGTGTTCGACCGTGCGCCAACCTTGGGCTTTCGCCTGGATATACCGGCCGGCACGGCCGTGCGCTTCGAGCCGGGCCAGGCACGCACCGTGCAACTGGTGGCCTATGCCGGAAAACGTGAGGTGTACGGCTTTCAGGGCAAGGTGATGGGCGCGCTGGAGGGCAGGGCATGA
- a CDS encoding urease accessory protein UreD: MSLAEQIEQQQGDAGWSAHLQLRFVQRGDVTRLGAWKHFGPLLVQRPFYPEGSPCHVYVLHPPGGIVAGDRLELNIHLEPGSHALLTMPGASKFYRSIGPTARLTQRFHLAAGSTLEWLPQDSIFFSGARASLASRFSLEPGARLLAWETLCLGRPVMHERFDHGTLYSLLHIELPDEVGLHERLRIAGGHLDKLGGHPLLATFCAAPADQAVLEQVRSLLDELGNPAGATLLGSLLVIRLLDHDNQHLQRTLQRLWHVLRPAILGLPSCPPRIWAT; encoded by the coding sequence ATGTCGCTCGCGGAGCAGATCGAACAACAACAAGGCGATGCGGGCTGGAGCGCTCACTTGCAACTGCGCTTTGTCCAGCGTGGCGACGTGACCCGCCTTGGTGCGTGGAAACATTTCGGACCTCTTTTGGTGCAGCGGCCTTTCTATCCCGAAGGTTCGCCGTGCCATGTCTATGTATTGCACCCACCGGGAGGCATCGTCGCCGGCGACCGCCTGGAGCTGAACATTCACCTGGAGCCGGGCAGCCACGCGCTGCTGACCATGCCCGGCGCCAGCAAGTTCTACCGCAGCATCGGCCCGACCGCGCGGCTGACCCAACGCTTTCACCTGGCCGCTGGCAGCACCCTGGAGTGGTTGCCGCAGGACAGCATCTTCTTCTCGGGCGCCCGCGCCAGCCTTGCCAGCCGTTTCAGCCTTGAGCCGGGCGCCCGCCTGCTGGCCTGGGAAACCCTGTGCCTGGGCCGCCCGGTCATGCACGAGCGTTTCGACCACGGCACCCTGTACAGCCTGTTGCACATCGAACTGCCCGACGAGGTTGGCCTGCATGAGCGCCTGCGTATCGCCGGCGGGCATCTGGACAAGCTTGGCGGGCATCCGCTGCTTGCCACCTTCTGTGCCGCACCGGCCGATCAGGCCGTGCTGGAGCAGGTCCGCTCATTGCTCGACGAACTGGGCAACCCGGCTGGCGCGACCCTGCTCGGGTCGCTGCTGGTGATCCGCCTGCTCGACCACGACAACCAACACCTGCAACGCACCCTGCAACGCCTGTGGCATGTACTGCGCCCGGCCATCCTCGGCCTGCCATCCTGCCCACCGCGTATCTGGGCCACCTGA